The following nucleotide sequence is from Bacteroidales bacterium.
GACTTTGGTTTTTGGTCTAAAATTGTAAAAAGTATAAAAGGTGGTTGGAATGGTTTATTGTGGTTTTTAGTTGGGGTAATGTATTTATGGCCCTTATGGTTAATTTTATTCGGGGGACTTTGGTTTTTACTCCGATATATAAAGCGAAGAAGGAAAGCTTAAGAAAGGTTTTTAATAATTGATTCAAAAAATACTCTACCATCTGTATTAGAAAGCTCATCATCGGCGGCACGCTCAGGATGTGGCATCATTCCAAAAACATTTTTATTTTTATTACAAATGCCGGCAATATTGTCAACAGATCCATTCGGGTTTGCTTCAGAAGTTATAACACCATTAGCGTCGCAGTACCTAAATAAGATTTGATTATGAAGACGCATCTCTTTTAGTGTATTGGTATCTGCATAATAATTGCCTTCGCCGTGTGAAATAGGGATTTTAAATGCTTTATCTTTTGGTAAAAGAGAAGTTAGAGTTGTGTTATAATTTTCGGGTTTGATAAAAACATTTTTGCATATAAATTTTTGATTGGCATTTCGTAAAAGAGCACCAGGCAACAATTTTGATTCGCAAAGAACCTGAAAACCATTACAAATACCGAACACAAATTTACCTTTTTCTGCAAAATTAATAATTTCGTTCATAATAGGAGAGAACCGGGCTATAGCACCAGCCCTAAGATAATCGCCATACGAAAAACCACCAGGAATAACGACTGCATCGACATTTTTTAAGTCAGAATCTTTATGCCACAATAATTCTACATGTTGGTCAAGCAAGTCACGTAATAAGTAAATAACATCGTGATCGCAATTGCTTCCTGGAAATAATACAACACCAAATTTCATTGTTTGTAAATTTAAAGTTCAAAGTTAATTGAAAAAAATGAAATAGTCATCTTATTTGTAAAAATGTAATAAAATAAATGCTATAATTAGGTTTTGTTTTTAAAGAATGTTTGTCTTAATTTGTAAAAAAAATGAACTCAATGCTGCAATGGAGATAAAAGAAGACGAAATAAAAGATATTGTAAAGGTTATTTACGATTTATCGGGATATGATTTTTCTGATTATTCTCCTAAGTCATTATTACGTCGGTTTGAAAAGATATTAATCGATTACCAATGCACAATGCCTGAACTTATAAGCAAATTAAAAACAAATCCATTGTTAATTGAATCAATAGTAAAAAATATAACGGTAAATACAACCGAATTTTTTCGCGACCCTTTAGTTTGGATCGAATTTGAAGAAAAAGTAATACCCGAATTAAAGAAACATGAACAGATTAAAATTTGGCATCCTGGTTGTTCGCTTGGACATGAACCTTATTCGATGCTCATAATGCTTAACGAACATCAATTATTAGATAAAGCTGAAATTATTGCAACCGATTTAAACTCAGATGTGTTAGCAACAGCGAAAAATGGTATTTTTAGATATTTCTTAGATATAGAATATTTAAAAAATTTTGATTCCGTTATTAATCGCGACCCTTTAAACTATAAAGTTCCGTATGATAAATATTTTGATTTAGAGGCCTCCAAAGATATTTTTAAAATCAAATCCGAATTTTTAGGTAAAATTAAATTTTATAAACATAATTTAGTTCAAGATCCCTTTCCACATCCCGATTCATTCGATCTTATTATGTGTCGCAATGTTTTAATATATTTTAACATGGAGCTACAAAATAAGATTATCTATAATTTTTACAAATCGTTAAAATTAAATTCCTACTTAATATTAGGGTATCATGAATCTATTCTTGGAAGCCTATCCAACTTTTTTGATAAAAATGGTCAAGTTTATAAAAAATCAAAATAAAACAATTCACTATTTATTATAAGCAAAATATTTTTTAACTTTAAGGCAATAAAATTATAGAATGGCTATAGTAGCTAATATACAACTACTAACCGATTATTTGCGACAAATAAATGTTGATATTCATGCAAATAACGTAATTCTTTTATACGAAGGCGAAGTTAATCACGATATTATAAAGTCCCTATTGATAACACTTGAACAGCGATTTAAAAAATCAACATTAAGTAGAACTATTCAAAAGAAAATTTTTAATGTAATGGTAGAATGTATTCAAAATATTGAAAAACATACTATTACATTTATATCTGAAAATAAAGAATTTTATAAACGAGGTTCCATGTTAATTATTGAAAATCAAAATGAAATATTGATTTATTCGGGTAACCTTGTTGATAAAGATCAAATGAGTTTTTTACAACAAAAACAACTGCTGTTAAAAGATAAAACTAAACAACAGTTGCGTTCAATGTATAAACAACAACTCATACAGGGAACAATAAGCCACAAAGGAGGTGCTGGTTTAGGTTTTATTGATATGGCGCGTAAAACTGATAATCAAATGGATTTCTATTTCTTTGATATAAATGGCAATTTTTTCTTTTTTGTAAATAGGATAATGATAAAAAAATAATATATGAACCCATTAGTAATTCCTGCAACAATTGATAGTCCCGCTGTAAATCTCGATAAAGAAAAACAAATATTTGAGATAAAAGGGAAAAGTTTGCCAGAAAATGTAAATGTTTTCTATCAACCTATAATCGATTGGTTCACAGAATATTTTAAAAATCCTAACGAAGAAACTATTTTACATTTTAAGCTCGATTATTTAAATACTGCATCCTCAAAAGCTTTATTATCATTATTTTTAGTAGTCGAAGAGGCTATTAAAAATGGAAGAAAAGCCATTGTAAAATGGTATTATGAAGAAGACGATGAGGACATGAAAGATATTGGCGAGGAATATGCTGATATTATTCAAATTCCTTTCGAAATAATACAGATTGATAACGAATAAAAAAATTTTTTTATGTTAGATTGGGGGAAACTTCCATTCGGTTATGTTAAAACCGATTTTAATGTGCGTTCTTATTACAAGAATGGTCAATGGTCTGATTTAGAAATCAGTCAAGACGAAACGATGCCTATTCATATTGCAGCAACAGCATTGCATTATGGACAACAAGCTTTTGAAGGATTAAAAGCATATCGAGGCAAAGATGGTAAAATTAGACTTTTTCGCTGGGACGAAAATGCCAAACGATTGCAACACTCTGCCCGAGGTTTACACATGCCCGAAGTTCCCACAGAATTATTTCATCAAGCCATTATTATTGCAGTCAAAAAAAATGAACGCTTTGTGCCTCCCTATGGAACGGGTGCATCCCTTTATATACGTCCTCTACTTATTGGTACTGGAGCAGAAGTTGGAGTTAAACCTGCCAGTGAATATATGTTTGTCGTTTTTGTTACACCTGTTGGTCCCTATTTCAAAGAAGGATTTAACCCTGTAAAAATAGCCATTATCCGCGATAGCGATCGTGCTGCTCCTCTTGGTACAGGAACCTTTAAAGTAGGGGGCAATTATGCAGCAAGTTTACGCGGAGTTATTAAGGCTCATCAAGCTGGATGTGGTTCGCCCATGTATCTCGATACAAAAGAAAAAAAATATATTGACG
It contains:
- the purQ gene encoding phosphoribosylformylglycinamidine synthase subunit PurQ; this translates as MKFGVVLFPGSNCDHDVIYLLRDLLDQHVELLWHKDSDLKNVDAVVIPGGFSYGDYLRAGAIARFSPIMNEIINFAEKGKFVFGICNGFQVLCESKLLPGALLRNANQKFICKNVFIKPENYNTTLTSLLPKDKAFKIPISHGEGNYYADTNTLKEMRLHNQILFRYCDANGVITSEANPNGSVDNIAGICNKNKNVFGMMPHPERAADDELSNTDGRVFFESIIKNLS
- a CDS encoding protein-glutamate O-methyltransferase CheR, whose translation is MFVLICKKNELNAAMEIKEDEIKDIVKVIYDLSGYDFSDYSPKSLLRRFEKILIDYQCTMPELISKLKTNPLLIESIVKNITVNTTEFFRDPLVWIEFEEKVIPELKKHEQIKIWHPGCSLGHEPYSMLIMLNEHQLLDKAEIIATDLNSDVLATAKNGIFRYFLDIEYLKNFDSVINRDPLNYKVPYDKYFDLEASKDIFKIKSEFLGKIKFYKHNLVQDPFPHPDSFDLIMCRNVLIYFNMELQNKIIYNFYKSLKLNSYLILGYHESILGSLSNFFDKNGQVYKKSK
- a CDS encoding DUF1987 domain-containing protein, which translates into the protein MNPLVIPATIDSPAVNLDKEKQIFEIKGKSLPENVNVFYQPIIDWFTEYFKNPNEETILHFKLDYLNTASSKALLSLFLVVEEAIKNGRKAIVKWYYEEDDEDMKDIGEEYADIIQIPFEIIQIDNE
- a CDS encoding branched-chain amino acid aminotransferase, with product MLDWGKLPFGYVKTDFNVRSYYKNGQWSDLEISQDETMPIHIAATALHYGQQAFEGLKAYRGKDGKIRLFRWDENAKRLQHSARGLHMPEVPTELFHQAIIIAVKKNERFVPPYGTGASLYIRPLLIGTGAEVGVKPASEYMFVVFVTPVGPYFKEGFNPVKIAIIRDSDRAAPLGTGTFKVGGNYAASLRGVIKAHQAGCGSPMYLDTKEKKYIDEIGAANFFGIKANTYVTPKSTSILASITNKSIMQLVEDMGMKVEQRPLPLDEIETFEEVGACGTAAIISPIGTIIDIETGKEYKFCKDGKPGPISTQLYQTLLGIQFGDIPDPHHWIEMLE